A single window of Nicotiana sylvestris chromosome 5, ASM39365v2, whole genome shotgun sequence DNA harbors:
- the LOC104219675 gene encoding F-box protein At5g07610-like, with protein MAESHIDKRLAVIVTVDIIAGNADLLSEILLHLPARSLIRFSPVCKLWFSIITSMQFRLSHSRTLAFSNTLTPSGIYSYNCLTNLQKVESLPLSDNVTSLPPLPLLDPIALKKGDAIEVMQVKVMQSCNGLLMCVIKTEAGNIKLGIVYNPANKEWCPLPSPYDKYYSNVYYNLIFDPSEPPYYKALCIKCLGSYWLDVEVSVYVPGSESWRSCCRFSPPYDMRFESGVFWNGAIHWIGENSSIYFDANSEEVVRKDMPPRPQGQCREKIRYFGEWGGHLHLIQVQSLYAKKFNVLELDKNTWKWSVKYRVHLARLISAFPAIVNQTSYGTQYAFSILSVIREEKEEDSVGR; from the coding sequence ATGGCGGAGAGCCACATAGATAAAAGACTTGCTGTTATTGTAACGGTGGATATCATCGCTGGAAATGCTGATCTTTTATCTGAAATTCTACTCCATTTGCCTGCAAGATCTCTCATCAGGTTCAGTCCAGTATGCAAACTTTGGTTCTCAATCATTACCAGTATGCAATTTAGGCTCAGTCATAGTCGTACTCTTGCATTTTCTAATACTCTAACCCCGTCTGGGATCTACTCTTACAATTGCCTAACCAATCTCCAAAAAGTTGAATCCCTTCCTCTTTCTGATAATGTAACTAGCCTCCCTCCTCTTCCGCTCCTTGACCCAATTGCTTTAAAAAAAGGAGATGCAATTGAGGTTATGCAAGTTAAGGTTATGCAATCTTGCAATGGCCTTTTAATGTGCGTGATAAAAACTGAAGCAGGAAATATCAAACTTGGTATTGTTTACAATCCTGCAAATAAAGAGTGGTGTCCATTGCCGAGCCCCTATGACAAGTATTATAGTAATGTCTATTATAATCTGATATTTGATCCTTCAGAACCACCTTATTACAAAGCTTTGTGTATTAAGTGTTTGGGTTCCTATTGGTTGGATGTTGAAGTGAGTGTGTATGTGCCAGGGAGTGAGTCATGGAGATCTTGTTGTCGTTTCTCTCCACCCTATGATATGCGATTTGAGAGTGGAGTGTTTTGGAATGGTGCAATTCATTGGATTGGTGAAAACTCCTCCATTTACTTTGATGCTAATTCAGAGGAAGTCGTAAGGAAAGATATGCCACCAAGGCCTCAGGGACAATGTAGAGAAAAGATTAGGTATTTTGGGGAATGGGGTGGCCATTTGCATCTTATTCAGGTTCAGAGCCTATATGCCAAGAAATTCAATGTGCTTGAATTAGACAAAAATACCTGGAAGTGGTCAGTAAAGTATCGTGTTCATCTTGCTCGGTTAATTTCAGCATTTCCTGCGATAGTTAATCAGACATCATATGGCACACAATATGCATTTTCCATTTTGTCTGTGATTcgagaagagaaagaagaagattcAGTGGGAAGGTGA